From a region of the Eublepharis macularius isolate TG4126 chromosome 7, MPM_Emac_v1.0, whole genome shotgun sequence genome:
- the LOC129334027 gene encoding riboflavin transporter 2-like, whose protein sequence is MALAVHVLACLLGTGSWVAINGLWVELPLLVPGVPEGWFLPSYLTVVIQLGNVGPLLVALLHRFLPGRVNEVGIVYGILSFGCLACLLLAFFWRETSVVGGSPRSVALLSLLFFLALVDCTSSVTFLPYMRRLQPGYLTTYFVGEGLSGFLPGLVALGQGVGVAHCANSSHAGNATRLQVVYQDPHFSVRTFFLFLSSMMAVSLVAFVLLNHLPAARQERAKEKYQARLQIENPNNVRGAVEDDAVARRSSSRSWSQMGYIFGVLAWVNALTNGTMPAVQSYSCLPYGNFAYHLSATLAALANPLACFLGMFLPNRSLALMGGLALAGSLLAGYIMTTAVLSPCPPLLHLPAGVTLIVLCWVLFVGSLSYVKLMTGLVLRDEGHWALVWCGVVVQVGSMVGALTIFPVVSVYGLFHSGDPCDSSCPG, encoded by the exons ATGGCCTTGGCGGTCCATGTCCTGGCCTGCCTCCTGGGCACAGGCTCATGGGTGGCCATCAACGGCTTGTGGGTGGAGCTGCCCCTCCTTGTGCCGGGAGTGCCCGAGGGCTGGTTCCTGCCGTCCTACCTCACCGTGGTCATCCAGCTGGGCAATGTGGGCCCGCTGCTCGTCGCCCTGCTGCATCGCTTCCTGCCTGGGCGGGTCAACGAAGTGGGCATCGTTTATGGCATCCTCTCCTTcggctgcctggcctgcctcctGCTGGCCTTCTTCTGGAGGGAGACCAGCGTGGTGGGGGGCTCCCCTCGCAGCGTGGCCCTGCTGTCGCTGCTCTTCTTCCTCGCTCTGGTGGACTGCACCTCCTCGGTCACCTTCCTGCCCTACATGCGGAGGCTGCAGCCCGGCTACCTCACCACCTActttgtgggggaggggctgaGTGGCTTTTTGCCTGGGCTGGTGGCCTTAGGGCAGGGGGTGGGCGTGGCTCATTGTGCCAACAGCAGCCACGCGGGCAATGCCACCAGGCTGCAGGTGGTGTACCAGGACCCGCATTTCTCTGTGCgcaccttcttcctcttccttagcAGCATGATGGCTGTCAGCCTGGTTGCCTTCGTCCTCCTCAACCACCTCCCGGCCGCCAGGCAGGAGCGTGCCAAGGAGAAGTATCAGGCACGGCTGCAGATAGAGAACCCCAACAACGTGCGAGGCGCAGTGGAAGACGATGCCGTGGCCCGCCGTTCCAGCAGCCGCTCCTGGTCCCAGATGGGGTACATCTTTGGGGTGCTAGCCTGGGTCAACGCCCTCACTAACGGCACGATGCCTGCTGTCCAGTCCTACTCTTGCCTCCCTTACGGGAACTTCGCTTACCATCTCTCAGCTACACTGGCTGCCTTGGCCAACCCTCTGGCCTGCTTCCTGGGAATGTTCCTGCCCAACCg GTCCCTGGCGCTGATGGGGGGCCTCGCCTTGGCCGGATCTCTCCTCGCCGGCTACATCATGACTACGGCGGTGCTGagcccctgccctccccttctGCACCTGCCTGCAGGAGTCACCCTCATT GTGCTGTGCTGGGTGCTCTTCGTGGGCAGCCTCTCCTACGTCAAGCTGATGACTGGGCTGGTCTTGCGGGACGAGGGGCACTGGGCCCTTGTCTGGTGTGGGGTTGTGGTGCAGGTCGGCTCCATGGTAGGGGCCCTCACCATCTTCCCCGTGGTCAGCGTGTACGGCCTCTTCCACTCGGGAGACCCTTGCGACAGCAGCTGCCCAGGCTGA